From the genome of Magnolia sinica isolate HGM2019 chromosome 12, MsV1, whole genome shotgun sequence:
GTCTCTATGGACCGATGAGAAAGGGGTGAGCCGTCTTAGGAAATGACTTCACTTAAAAGACAGATACTACCGTTGCAGGCGAGGGAGCGACGTTGTCCAATCTTGCAATGCACTCACTCCTGTTACAAGAATGAAATGACGCCCCAGCTCAACTCAAGATCGATGACTCTGTCACTTATCACACCAATAGCCCCCAATTGCTTGAAGATGCATGCGCGATATGATAAAGGGCCCCTAAGAGGAACCAATAAAAAGTCAGGGTAGAGCCTCGAAGCTGGCCCAAGCAAAGATCGGCACTCAAAGGCCTTGATGAGGAGCAGCCCGTAAAAGGAAAGTCGTGAAGACGACAGACTTGCCAATTAGGCACACCGTGAGGCTGACATGTAAAGCcgcaatgaatgaataaatgatccaTTGATTCCTCATCTTCGAAACACATAACACACATTTGGAAGGATCATTTCCTTTTCCAAAGATTATCAACCATGAGAACCTTGTTGCTCCCTACTAGCCATGCCAAGGTAGCCAGCCACCTTTGAAAGCGCACCGTATCGCCAAACAAAAGTAGATGGGCTAACCCCGACATTGAACTAACATCTGCTTAAAATCTTGAATTAGGATTTTACCGAAAATTTCCCCGACCTTTCTTGTACCTACGCAAACAAGTTTGATTCTTGATAATATCGACCTCACCTTGGAGAGCAGCTGCAGAAGGTTGACCTACTCCTTGAGTTCTTCATCATCTAAATTCCTTCTTCACGGCAGAGCCCAGATAACCTCCTCTCcttggaaagaaaaacaaccagcTACCAAAATACCCTCTCCCAATGCCAGCCTCACTAACCTAAGGAACGCCTCACACAATTTCTGCTCCCCCACCCAAATAGCTTCCCAGAACCTAATCTTGGACCCACTTCCTAAGGAGAACCCAATCCCTTCCCACACATTGCTTTTTATAGAAGCTACCGCTTTCCAAACCCAAGAGGACCTATAAAACGACGAGGGCCGATTCCACCATACCCCCCATTTATACCATACTTCCTACCCACCACCTCCCTTCATAAAGAGCCCTCTTACACCCCGAACCTCCAAAACCCATTTTCCTAATAAGGCTACATTAATTCCCTCCAAGTTTCTTAACCTGGCACCCCCTTGTTCTCATGGCTTGCAAACATCCTCCCACTTCATAAGATGGAACTTTTGTTTATCTTTCACTTCCTTCCAAAGAAAATCCCGCCTAATTCTTTCCAATCTAAGCCAAGACCGATTTAGGACATTTAAATAATAACATGAAATAGATCGGCAAATTCGACATTGCTACCTTAGTAAGGGTTATACACCCCCATAGGGATAAATAACTATTCCTCCACTAAGACAGCTTCTTATCATCTCTTGATATATGAAAATCTGAGTTGTCGAGACTCAATAGTAAAGCCTCTCACCAGCTCCTACGCGCCTTTTTTTTAAGGTAACAATGTCAGGGTTTGACCCCtgaatcactcacacacactaaaCTATCTCCACCAGCACATCTCCTCCACACCTTTGTTGATCATTCTGCAAAAAGCTTCCATAACTACCACAAACAAATAAAGAGATAGGGGATCTCCTTGCCACAACCCTCTAGAAGATAAGGAGACAATTGAAAATCCCCATGTATTCTCTCCAATCCATTAATAAAACTGACTAGCACTTAAACAAGGACATGAAATAGATTGAAATGATCAACAAAGCCTATTTTATTAAAGCGATTCAACCACCGAAGCCAAAGGGCAAGTACCTACTTTTCTAAGCTAAAAGCCTTTATTTGTCTCTTTCCACGACTACATCCCAAagattattttcttttcttttccccttttttttgtcAACTTTCTAATGCAATAATGAGGGATGCTTAGGTAAGCCGATGAGAACCTACCTATTTTGCAACcaaacatatttaaaaaattattaacttCTTCTCCTTCCAATTGCCTCctaatattttcttttttggggACTAGGAAATATATATTCAGATGTATGAATATTCAACCTTAAAACTATGGACTTACAGCCATAATCATAGATACCCTTCCCACAAAACTTTGAATTGCGTAGataattatgtttttctttttggtagAGAGTTGGTCGGGGGGGTCATCCTATAGTGGCAGAAAAAGAGGGGAATGTTTCTCTTCCTCATATATTATTGTCTTACTCTTGCTTGGATCTATGGTGATTTCTTGAGATGCAATACCGCTGCCACCTAACCTCCAAAGTTCTACAAACTAGTTCTTTGGATCTGGTTATGCATTGCCTTTCCTTGTTTGAAGCTCCTCACCATTAACGTTAAGGCTATGCCATCCTACGGTGCTACTAAATGAAAAGATCTTATCAATGTCCATGATTAATAAATCATATAGATCGAACTGCCAAATCGGAAAAATTAGGTGCTATCCTATACATATTTGTATCGACTAAGGTAACAAGCTAGAGATAAGCAAACATGAACCGTTGACATCCGTCACAAGATAAACCATTGCCTCTCGGGCCTCGCCAACAAGTCGATCGATTGCTTGGGGTGGTTGGGGAGAGAGACAAGGATGTAGCTTTGTGTTTCCTTATGGCTAACACGGGAATTGGAATCCCATCTTTTGGTTCCCCTAAAGGCCTACCCAGACTTTTGAAAGGAAATAGGAAGTAAATGAGTCTAGGTGTTTTCGAAGATAGGGTGGATGAGGCCATCCCGCATGTCGAGAGACGGGGAAAAGGGGGGAGATGTGTCCCCATGAAGATCCTGTCATGGAATGTTCGTGGGTTGGGTTGCCTCCATAAGCGATCCAAAGTTAAGGAAATCTGCTCCAAATCTAAGGCTCGTTTGATTGTCCTCCAGGAATCCAAGCAACAATCTGTAGAAAATAAGATGGTTCCTCTATTTGGAGCTGGAAGGTATCGAATGGGCAGCCCTTGATGCCTCTGGCTCCTTGGGAGGTATCTTGGTCCTCTAGGAGCTTGTCATCTGGAGCAGGGAGGACAGTTGGTCAGGTACGTTTTCAGTTAACATTGTCTTTAGAGGGGGACTTCAATGTGGTGCATTTGCTTCATGAAAAACTCAATGGAACTAAAGTCTCGACTCGTATGCATGGTTTTTCTTTTGGGTTAGGGAATCACGATCGTATTGACCTCCTCATAAGGGGAGTGAAATTCACTTAGTCGAATGGTCATGCCTCCCCAACTATATCTCTACTAGATAGATTTTTAGACTCCACTGAACGGATTCAAAGGCTCCCTTTAGCTTGTCAGAGAGGCCTTCCTATGTCGATCTTGAACCACTGCCCGATCCTCTTGGAGGATGGGGAAATAAACTGGGTTCCTATGACCTTCATATTCGAGTTAGCTTGGCTCGAGGTGGAGGGTTTTTCCTCCATGATCAGTGGCAGGTGGTCAACTTTTTCGGTTCAGGTCAAACCCGATTTTGAGCTTTTTAAGAAAATGCATATGCTCAAGGAGGCACTAAAGTTGTTGCACGAGAGGTGTTCAGCAAAAGGGAGTTGGAGATGTCTTTTATCCTGGCATATATTCAAGCTTTAAACATCCAGGAGGAAGGGGACCCTTTGTCAAATGAGGATTTGACTCTTAGAAATAAGTTGTCTTCAgattatgctttaagaaataaggaagaagaaatcaaATGGTGCCAATGTTGTATGAGTTGTCTGGCACAAGGAAGGAGATAAAAACACTGAATACTTCCATGAGGTAGCCAGTGCTAAAGCGAGGTGTTATGTTATCTCTTCCCAAACTTGTGAATGGGGATCGCCCTTCTAATAAAGATAATATTTCCAATGTTGTGGTTAACTATTACACCCTCCTCTCCAACGAGGGCTATGACAAGCCTTACATTGATGATCTTCCTTTCTCCCATATTTCCTCAGTGGAAAAGGCGTCCCTGGAGAAACATTTCCTTTTAGAAGAAATCAGGACTGCGATTTTCAACTTCACCAAGGATAAAGCCCGTAGCCCTAACGAGTTTCCCCTCGCCTTCTTCCAATCTTTTTGGGAGCTGATGCAGCAACACATTTTTGCATTTGCCCAGGACTTCTTCCAATCTTTCTAGGAGCTGATGCAGCAACGTGTTTTTGCATTTGTCCAGGACTTCTTCCAATCTAGTCAAATCCTGTCGAAAATGGGATGTTCTTTCATAGCTTTGGTTCCTAAGGTTAAGGGTgttggatgcatgaaggactttCGCCCAATCAGTTTAATGGTTCCCCCTTTGGTCTCTTCAAGGCTACTAGTGGGCTTAGGTAGGGAGACCCTCCATCCCCcttcttgtttatcattgtcTCTAAGGCTTTGAACATAATGCTATCCAAAGGGCAAGGAATATTGGTCTACTCAAAGGGTTTGTTGTGGATAACTTTCCTAAGAGAATAAACCAGTCTTTTGTTCGTCGACGATGCTCTCATCTTTTATGAACCCTCTAGCCCAATGGTAATCTGCCTTACCATGTCTATTTGCTAGTTTGAAGTAGTCTCGGGGCTTAAAATAAACCGTGCTAAGAGCGAATTTTTAAGTCTTCACAAGTTTGTTGAGGAAGTTACGAGCCTTGCCTCTATTTTTTGTTGTCGTATGGGAACCTTTCCTAAATGTATCTTGGGCTACCTATGTGTGTGGGTAAGCCTGCTCTGCAACTCTAGGATAGGGTGCCGAACAGAGCGAAAGTTACCTCCTCGGAAAAGTAGCCTTTTTATAGTTGAGGGGAAAAATAACTATGATCAAACCATCCCTCTCCAACCTCCTTCTCTATTTCATGTCTTTGTTTCGTTGCCCTAAATTTGTTCTTTTGAAGATTGATAAACTTCAAAAGACCTTATGGCAAGGTGGCTCCCACACTAGGAAGTTCCCTCTCCTCAGGTGGGATGAAGTCTACAAGCCGGTCACTGAGTGAGGAGCGGGTATTAAGCACCTTGATTTAGTTAGTTCAGCCCTCTTAGGTAAGTGGATCTAGCGTTCTGTTTTTGAGTATTCTCTGCGGAAAAAGGTTGCGGTGGCTAAGTACGGTGTAGAGTTGAATGGGTGGACTAAGAAATCTTCCTTGTACAGATCCTCTACCCTTTGGAAATAAGTGGATAAGATAGTTGTTCTAGTTTTCAGCAATCTCTCCTTCTTAGTGGGAAACGGTTAAAGGGTTAAATTTTAGTCTGACCCTTAGTGTGGAGTTGCTACTCTTAAAGACTCCTTCCCACTCTAGCCAGACTACGCCCAAACCAAGATATCCTAGTTTGCCCAAACCAAGATATCCTAGTTTCAGAGTGTTTTTCCTTCCCTGGCTCGGGTGGAGTGTGGACTCCCCCATTCGGAGGAGCTTAAAAGACGAGGAATTTGCCCGGTTACTCATGCTCCTTTCTCGAGTGCAGGAGCTTGAGATTGCCCCTAAGGTTCTTAACTTTGTTTCTTAGATGCCTGAAAGAGGTGATGCCTTCTCAATGCAGTCTTTCTATGATATTGTCTCCTCCCCTGTGGATCCTACCTCTCTAAGTTGCATGGACCCACCGTGGTCATATGGGGCCCCTCTAAAAGTATCGGCCTTTGCCTGGTTGGCTGGCTAGTAGAAGTTGCATCCTCATAATTGACAACCTCCAAAGAGGGGCCTTGTTCTACCAAATGCATGCCTGCTCTTCTTCTAGGGTGTGGTGTTTGTCCCCCATCTTCTTTTTCATTGCCCCTTCTCCAGTGCAGTTTGGTCAAGGGATTCTGTAGCAAGCGGATGTCTCTTGGGTGGTCCCTTGTTCGATTGAAGCTCACATTAGATCTTGGGATGTTGGAGGTGTTGGGAAACTTGGAAAAAGGAGGTGGAGCCTTGGTCCACTCACCACCTTCTAGGCCATCTGGCTAGAGAGGAATAATCGATGTTTCAACGATGTGAAAATCTCAGTCAGCGGGGTTCTATGTAGAGTCTTTTGGTCCATCAGCGATTGGGCTCTAGGTTAATGTTTGTGGGTTGTGGGTTGGGTTTGAGCTTTGAGCTTTTGTATTTTCGTCTTTGTTTTTGTTCCTTTTTATAGGTCTTCTTAGTTTcaatctctttgtttttctttttctttttttcttttcttcttcttcgcttgttttcttgctttcttgGCTTTTGCCTTTTAATAATATtatcatctttccaaaaaaaaaaaagggaaattatGTATCAGGAAAAGAGTTCTTGAGTGTCATTATCAAAGAAATTTTGGTAATGAATAATTGTGACAAATTGAAATAACATCAACTGCATCATTCAAATGGGGAAGATTTGGATGTTGTCAAATACCCACCCAATCTTATGTATTCTCTAGCAAAACACAGAACGGAAAATGAGCTCAGATTTCCAAAAATATTGGTGCACCCATTCATATGTGAGATCGCATGCTTAGCGATCCAATAATCATATGCCAGACAACTCATTTATAGATGACTTATAACAATATTAGCACATTTTCTGAACTATGAAAGTTTCGTTAGTTTTACTGTTAGAGAAAGAAATATGCTTTATATAGCAAGCAACCTATTTTTGTAGATAGTCACCTGCTCATGTTGAACCACCGAATCGAGCTGCCACCGTTGTTCAAAAGTGGAACCCTGCAATATCATTAACATTCAGGCAATTTGACAAGTAAAATCGCAAATAAACATGGGGGAGGCAACAATCTTACTTTAACAAATCCAAGAGAATCTGTTGAATTCATTGTGTTTCTGTAACCCAAATTCTTAGgcttcttctttttgggttttgtGGACATCTCTGTGCTATCAAGTGTTGTCAGCTTTCCAAAGTCTCCAGTGGACTCAACTTCCAAGTTTTTCTTGAGTTCGGATCCACCATGCAATGAACTCTGGTCGTCCTGGAAAGAACTAGTATCTCCACTTGAAGCATCAGTTTTATTTGGCAGTTGCATGCCCCCAGTAACTCCAGCACTGAAAGGACTGGCAACCCTTTGCCTTGCAGCTGTACGAACGCGCTTCGTTGGAATGGAACCGACATTTAGGCTACTGGAAGGCCTTTTTACTGTTAACAGGGATGGTTGATTTCCCATTTTGCTTTCTACACAGTGCCCATAAGACGAATCAGCCCCTACTTCATATGGTCTGGTAGCATATGACTTCTGTGagtttttcctctttctttgaGCGAATTTTGATGACTTGCTACCTTCAAAAGATCCATGTAAATCATACACCCCTGTTTCTCCTTCATCGTCTTCATATGCATTCTCTCGAGCTCCAAACTCTGGATTCAAATATATGATGTCAAGTATATGACGTTTATAAGTAAGGAATGAATCAAAATATTCTGAAACAATACCTGCAGCAGAATCATGCAAAGATGCCTCGACTTCCTCTTGGCGCCTAGCATTGCCGATTTTCTGAAAAGAATTTTTTGATAAGATAGATTTGGACCTACTTTTCATCCATAAGAATGGACACTACCAATGAGAAAGATAAACACCACATAAGTTGCTGAATCGTTGGAGTGACATACTACTCATAAACATAGCTATGGAAAAAGCTCAAATCAAAAATTTTACTTCTTAAGCAAGAAATTAGGAAATAAGAAATGCATATGTGGATGGGTCATACACCAAAAGTGTTCCTTTTAACGGGTGACACCAtaaggatgaaaaaaaaaaaactttttatgaataatgttcaattttattttttcaatcaaAAGTAAAAGAAATGGTACAAAGAAAGTTAAGTAGAAACGAAAACCCGAGACATAAAAGTagtacaataaatacatcaaataagAGGGAAGCAGTTCCTAATACAAGTatcttctcctagctcccttctTTGGCAAGGTTTGGCAAAGAAAACGAAGTTATGGAGACAATCAAGCCAGGTTTTCACTCGAATCAATGTGCATGTTCACTATAGCAGTTTCACAGAAAACAAGGTGGCATTGTTGCCACACATAATACAGTTACTGATtatatacaacaactacaacacaaATGAAAGAACAAATATAGCCAGGAATAATCTCAATGTCTAAGGATCGGATAGTCAAAATGATTTTTTACATATCAAGTATGGGCATTGGCAAGCATAAGATATTGAAAATAGATATCCATAAGGATGACATTGCCAGTGCTATTTCTCACACAACAAAGATGCATAAAGAACAATTTGCCAGCATGCGCTCACCTCATATTTTGCCCAAAAGGATTCCACAGATCTCCTGTAGTTTTCCATCGCGACAGGGGGGACAGTGTAGAAGAGGCTTTCCTgacaattataaataaataaataaataaaatcagtgTCTAATGTTTCATAAGCAACCAGGTGTGTAGCCACATAGCACGAGCTACAATGAAGACAAGAAGTTAGGGACAGAAGTTCTACCTGCCATGTCTAACATCCTCAAAGAACGAAAAATATAAACACATGTAAAGTCTTTGAAAACGATAGACATGGTTTCAACCAATCAGCCTTCAGAAACAACAAACTTGATATGCTAAATACCAAAAAAGTAGAAAAGAACCAGCCCATACTTCTGAAAATCGATCTTCCCATGTCACTTCCAAAATGCCGGCATCGGATATCCTCTCCGGGGTGGTTGGTGCTTCAGCTTGAACAGGACAATCCAAGGAGCTGTTATATTTCAAGAACCTTACGGCATATCTCTGAAGTGGAAAACGGAGATTTCGTCCAGAATCTCTCTCCTCCAAATTTTTGCCAGTCCCCTGCAACAGCAAGAATCAGTAAATACCCATCACAAGTTTACAGAGTATTCAAGTAAGGAACAAACAACTTAACAAGCAAgtgcatccaattcattcaagtAATGCATGAATCATGAACTATGAAATTGAATGAAAAGATGGATACTGGTGAATCACGTAAACGTAAACCAAAGAACAAAAAATGTTCCTTCATATAGAACCACAGATTCATGCCACATGGACACTTTAATTGGACCCACAAAACCACGTTGACACGCATGCAGGAACGTCTGAAACCAGCCAATAAAGGAGACTAGTTCCAGTGTAATGGCAATGTGATATGGACCTAGACCTCTAAGCTGGGGTTTTCATTTTCCTTGCCTCGGGTTAGAGTGTCAAATTTTTCAGTTAATTATattaataaaaaacaaaacacaTCCCAGTGTCATTAAGGAGAGTTTACAGGAAATTGCCATATCCTGGAAATAAACATAAAAGCAAAACCTTTAGAGATGAAATGCCTCGATGCCCAAGAACAGAGGCAGCACCATTGCAACATTTTTTAACTAGAGTAACCCATTCTGAAGCCCTAAAACAAGAAGCCTTCTACATCAGACATGAAAGGATGCCCAAAGAATGTGTAAGAATGCATGGTCACATATAAACGCAATGCAAAAATGTTCTTAGTCATGCAGACGTGAAGGCAACACATTATTCTTAATCCATATATTGTCAACTTAGTCATACATTTTTTTACATGCTTTATTAGCAGTTCCTTCGAGTAGACGTGGCGAGAGGGTATAGGAATAATACGACGGGAAATAAACTGTCTTAAATTATGCCAGCCTGTAATACCATGGCACCACTGTCCTAGTTCAGCTATTTATTGAGTATATAAATTAATGGTCAATGCCAACCCCTATTAGTTgggggataaggctttgatgataaTAATGAATGGTCAAAGAAAACAAGTTAGAATTAacacttttctttctctttctttcctgtttttcttttttactttttctttttatcctctctttttttcttttttcttttttgagaagtCAAAAGTAGAGAACCATAAAAGTTGGAATCATATCCACCAGTAAAAACTAAAACGATGCAGAAAAAGTCCTTTAAAGTTTAAACATAAATATCTAAAGAGCAAATCCAAAGTAATAGCATGGCAGTAGTTGAACAAAGTAAACAACCAGCGACTTGACGTGTTCTTCAATCTTGTCTTTGACAGCTGCCCCAACCTTAGCCTTCCGCAATCCAAATAAAGCTGAATCGCATTCTTCCTCAAGGTGAACACCTGAATCATTACTCTTTAGAAGCACCTCCATTGAATGCCAGAATTGCAGGATAGCCTTTGCGAAAATGCGAGCCACTTTCTTCTGCTTCCGACATAGATTTGCCTCATCAAATTTTAACCGACCAGTAGAAGCAACCCAGTGAGACATTTGAGTTGCAGCAGTTGTCTTCCAAAGACGCTCCTATTCAAGGAATTAATAGGAAAAAAGAGGTGAGGATGACAGACACAGTATTGCAGTAACTAAAGATGAAAATGCATCTTCCACTATCACAAGAAAGATTAATGACAAATCACAAGCTAAACTCAAACTATAACATATAAATCGGTGAAATAATCAGGTCTAAAGAAACCTTCTAAATAAGCAGGGTCAAACATGGATTCTATATTAGATTGACAATGGCATTGAAAAGTTAAAGTCAAATAAACAAAAAACAGGTAGTGGGTCGTTCCTGAAAGGCAGACCTGCATATAATCATTCGCCAACCATGCCATTTCCTCAAGGACAAAATCCCAGTGAGATTTCCGCCGTTTCACTGAAGGGGAACTACTAAAGGATAGCTCGCCAGCCCTCTTAAGTCTAGCCTGTACATTAACATCGAAGTCAAAACTTCCCAGCTAAAACTAATAGTAGTTGCATTTAACAAATCAGAACTTGGAACTACAAGCAATGGACTAACCTCTATCATTTGAGCCTCTTCCAAAATAGCATCTTCATGCATCTTGTCCACTAGCTTTGAGCAGCTCTCTGTACAGTTTTGAAGCTCAGATGCAGCTGGAGACCCCTTCGCAGGAACGGTGGTCTCTGGAGGCTCCACATTGGAGGAAACAGAAGTACATAAAGGCCTACCTTGAGTGCACAAACCTGTAATTTTCGAATTGGATTTATCACCTAATGAATTATTCACATTTCCTTCCAATTTTGAAATAAGATGATCTGTCAGCTCCATGCCCTCAGTGTTGGTGGCAGGCTTCGATTCGCTATGCAAATTAGATCTGCTATGGCATATCTCCTCTTCAATCTTGATCTGAATTCCAGAGTTGCTGAGGTTAACATCATTATCAGCAACAGCATGCGCCTCACAAGCTTTGGACTCATTTTCTTTAACCTGGTTAGCGTCTTTTACCAAAGAGGTCCCTTCAATAGCTGGAGCCTGTTCTTTGGAACTTCCATCAGGACTGCTGCTAATCTTCCTTAATACTGAACACTGGTCAGTGACAACATTTCCATCTAAGCTATGACGAACCCGGGTACAAGAGAACTCTGAATCTAACCCTTTTTTTGTAGTAACTGCAGGCCCAGAATCAAAAatgtgatttcttttattttgaccTTCATTTTCCAAGTCAGTGCCATCTCTATTTGAAGTCCTAAACCCATTAAGCTGACCAACAACACTAGAGAAATTTTCTGTCTTCGCTTTAGCTGCATAGGACACACGATCAGGACTAACTGAAACTCCATCTTCCCTCTCTCCAACTAACACAGGTTGATTATGTTCAGTTTTTCCAGTATCTACCCTGTCTTCTGACTGTCGAACTTTAGGCACATCAGTCATTGCATCATGAGCCTGAACAGCATCCAACTCCATATCCATTTGATTATCAGATGTGAGGATCTTGGAAACCACATTACCATTTGGACTTGTTGTTTTCGAGTTACAAATAGAAGAAACCGCGTGATCCTTATCCATGTGCACTTCACATAATGAACCCTTTGCATCCCTTGAACCGTGGCGAGAAGGAAAAATGGAAGATCCATTACCATGGCCAGATGGATGTAAATCAGTTGAAACTGCATCACGACTTGACCTGGATCTATTTCTTCGAGCATATGCTTGGCCTTTCACCCCAAGGCGGAATATTGCCGAGTCTTCCGACTCCTTTGCATTATTACTTCCATCCAGCTGGGAAGACTGTTCTGATGAGGCGATATTACCCCTTCTAGTGGGATGTACACCCTTCCTCTCACCATCAAGAGTATCATTTTCACCATCGAAAAGTAAAAGATTATCAGCAATATTTGGTTCCCGACCCAGAGGAGCCCCTGGTCTCCCGCTGCTGTCGACAGAATCTCCATGAGGTGAGGCAGTCAATGCAAAGCTACCTTTTGCTTCACTACAAGACCAAAACAAACCACTTGTCAACCCATAAGAGACTGTATTTGTTACTAACAATCTTGTCATGAGCACTTAGAGGGATAGTACCTAATCACATAGTGCTCAGCAAGCTGATCTGTGAGTGAAGTAGACTGTACGCTGATTGAGGTTGCGGGACCGAGTTTGAAGTCCAGTGGATTGCCCCCCTACAAGAGATAGAATGTGCAGTTAACATCAATTTCATACATGAAAACTGAGTAACGAATGCATCCCACCATCTTACTTTTTCAAGAAATTCTAGTTCCCTTCTCCGTTCCTCACGCACATCAAACTCTTGCCTACAATCAACAAATAACAAGTCAAAGCTTCCATGTGAAATGGccacataaaaaataaattttaaaaaaaaattaaaagagagagagagagagagaagaagaagaagaagaagaagaagaagaagaagaagcaaactaATGTTATTCCAGTGTTACCGAAGCTCTGCTTGAGCCTTTTCGATGGCCGCACGGCGGGGAGAGGTTTTGCTATCTACGCCTACTCCATCAATGACTCCTCCCATGGAATCAACCTCCGCATTTAATAAGAGAGCAGACCCTGGGCTGTGTCCATGCATTTCTTCGTTACTTACTCTTCAATAGGTATCTCTACAGCAATCTCCCATCGTATGATCAAGAGTTCCTCCAATTTTTACTAGTCAAAAGATAAATAGTGAGACTGAGAGTGATGAAGCAAAAGAGATGGTTCTGTGAGCTAAATCTAACAATTAAGTCAAAGTTCATGTTAGCCTGGATGGCTCATGATGATGCAAGGGCACCCTGTTACCTGATTTCTTCATAAAGGACTAGTTGCTTGATCTTAGAAAAGCATACCAT
Proteins encoded in this window:
- the LOC131221089 gene encoding chromatin modification-related protein EAF1 B-like isoform X3; the protein is MHGHSPGSALLLNAEVDSMGGVIDGVGVDSKTSPRRAAIEKAQAELRQEFDVREERRRELEFLEKGGNPLDFKLGPATSISVQSTSLTDQLAEHYVISEAKGSFALTASPHGDSVDSSGRPGAPLGREPNIADNLLLFDGENDTLDGERKGVHPTRRGNIASSEQSSQLDGSNNAKESEDSAIFRLGVKGQAYARRNRSRSSRDAVSTDLHPSGHGNGSSIFPSRHGSRDAKGSLCEVHMDKDHAVSSICNSKTTSPNGNVVSKILTSDNQMDMELDAVQAHDAMTDVPKVRQSEDRVDTGKTEHNQPVLVGEREDGVSVSPDRVSYAAKAKTENFSSVVGQLNGFRTSNRDGTDLENEGQNKRNHIFDSGPAVTTKKGLDSEFSCTRVRHSLDGNVVTDQCSVLRKISSSPDGSSKEQAPAIEGTSLVKDANQVKENESKACEAHAVADNDVNLSNSGIQIKIEEEICHSRSNLHSESKPATNTEGMELTDHLISKLEGNVNNSLGDKSNSKITGLCTQGRPLCTSVSSNVEPPETTVPAKGSPAASELQNCTESCSKLVDKMHEDAILEEAQMIEARLKRAGELSFSSSPSVKRRKSHWDFVLEEMAWLANDYMQERLWKTTAATQMSHWVASTGRLKFDEANLCRKQKKVARIFAKAILQFWHSMEVLLKSNDSGVHLEEECDSALFGLRKAKVGAAVKDKIEEHVKSLGTGKNLEERDSGRNLRFPLQRYAVRFLKYNSSLDCPVQAEAPTTPERISDAGILEVTWEDRFSEESLFYTVPPVAMENYRRSVESFWAKYEKIGNARRQEEVEASLHDSAAEFGARENAYEDDEGETGVYDLHGSFEGSKSSKFAQRKRKNSQKSYATRPYEVGADSSYGHCVESKMGNQPSLLTVKRPSSSLNVGSIPTKRVRTAARQRVASPFSAGVTGGMQLPNKTDASSGDTSSFQDDQSSLHGGSELKKNLEVESTGDFGKLTTLDSTEMSTKPKKKKPKNLGYRNTMNSTDSLGFVKGSTFEQRWQLDSVVQHEQKDLSKKRLESQQFDSNGNAGMYGQHVAKKPKILKQLPDGSPESITPVNGSMPSPVASQMSNMSNPTKLIKMIANRDRGRKSKALKMPAGQSGSASPWSVFEDQALVVLVHDMGLNWELISDAINSTLQFKCIFRKPKECKERHHFLMDRNAGDGADSAEDSGSSQPYPSTLPGIPKGSARQLFERLQGPMEEDTLKSHFEKIIVIGQQLHARRSQELKQIAPVHNSHIIALSQACPNNLNGGPLTPLDLCDATTLSPDVISRGYQGSHTSSLAIPSHQNPVTPVLPTSGANSMLQGSSGMVLANSLPSPSTSLNAPARDVHRYGVQRPSSLPMDEQQRMQQQYNQMISGRNIQQPGLPVSGALPVSGALPVPTDRGVRILPGGSGMGMMSGMNRGMAIPRPGFQGIASSAMLSMVSSGGMPSTVNLHTGAVSGQGNSMLRPRDALQMLRPGQNPEDQRQMMMQELQMQVTQGNGQGVTPFNGLSTAFSNQTVPPPVQSYPVQHQQPHQMPQQPHMLNNPHHPHLQGTTNPNSHPQAYAMRIAKERQRMLHQQHQFTTPSASMPHAQTPSQHPMPPLQNSSPIQQQVSAQPVSLPPPISQHPLTPSSSPLNPIPQSQQKQHHGPHGLSRNLQAGGNLPNQMLKQQRQRQQQQHLQQQQRPHPQQRQQSQQQAKVMKGLGRGNMMLHQNLPVDASHVNSNGLPPAPANQVAEKGEQQVMHHLMQGQGLFSGSGSIPVQPGKPLMPQMSSQGQPQPHQQKMFSRPPQPSPKQLQQMSSHLDNSNQGQAQVPPSHTLLGASQPSMPSSSSLSLASQQQQQLQRQTSQSQQTVQRMLHQNRQTSSDSTIQSPADQVQANPQSANGAFQMVPNATLTQCTDSTNAVPPMSSSASVAPSQWKPEPMYDMSTTAPTPQLAAMGNTPQPNSVGTEPMSSSSQGLAQRQFSGSGVPVHGHHMSGQWQQQPQPQPHQPPHQQQQHRQAGQGGVYARPSSSGPG